CTCTCAATTATCGAAAAGGGCGGGATAAACTTCATCGTCGAGACGGGTTCAAGACCAATAGGCGAGTGCTGGCTTCAGCCCATGAACCTCGCGCGGATATCGGAAAGATTTCCGGGCAAGGACCTGCGCAGGATAGACTTCATGCTTGGAGAGAAGGATTACTGGGGCCAGGGCATCGGTTCGGCGGTCATAAAGAAGGTAACGGAGTTCGGGTTCATGCGCGAGGAAGCGGACATGATATTCGGCTGCTTCGTGGCGGACAACAACACGAGAATCCTGCGCGTGCTCTCCAA
This genomic interval from bacterium contains the following:
- a CDS encoding GNAT family N-acetyltransferase, whose product is MILEATTSRGVKLRLRPMTGDDWDVLYKWNNDPEVIYWSEEEDTTGWSLEDMKRKYLSIIEKGGINFIVETGSRPIGECWLQPMNLARISERFPGKDLRRIDFMLGEKDYWGQGIGSAVIKKVTEFGFMREEADMIFGCFVADNNTRILRVLSKAGYVLFSKEKSASRKREFNLDLYQTREAFLANQKKE